From the Acidilutibacter cellobiosedens genome, one window contains:
- a CDS encoding GNAT family N-acetyltransferase: MYTIIPICDELRKDVVDFISDNWGSPIIVSKGKVHFADILEGYVAVENGEIDGVITYSIENGECEIVSLDSLVENQGIGSNLINKVIEKAKENKCRRVWLITTNDNTKAIRYYQKRGFYMKEIHINAIQRSRKLKPQIPLYGFDNIPILHEIEFEKII; the protein is encoded by the coding sequence ATGTATACAATCATTCCAATTTGTGATGAATTAAGAAAAGATGTAGTTGATTTTATATCCGATAATTGGGGTTCACCAATAATAGTTTCAAAAGGCAAAGTACATTTTGCAGATATCTTGGAAGGTTATGTAGCCGTTGAAAACGGGGAAATAGATGGTGTGATAACTTACAGTATTGAAAATGGTGAATGCGAGATAGTGTCTCTTGATAGTTTAGTGGAAAACCAAGGTATAGGATCAAATTTAATTAATAAGGTAATCGAAAAAGCTAAAGAAAATAAATGCAGGAGGGTCTGGCTTATAACGACTAATGATAATACTAAGGCCATAAGATACTACCAGAAAAGAGGCTTTTATATGAAAGAAATACATATAAACGCAATACAGAGATCAAGGAAACTCAAACCTCAAATACCATTATACGGTTTTGATAATATCCCTATTCTTCATGAAATTGAATTTGAGAAGATTATTTAA
- a CDS encoding GNAT family N-acetyltransferase: MKILELKCLNESQVADIRNLERICQRYEKLKGDLFLANEINFNHEIKCFYLLYDEDRLISCLTMFVPTSKEAEISAYTLPSHRGKGYFDTLLNRAIEELKLYSISDILFVEEPNGNDAKGVLKKLNAKYEYSEYLMVYNREFFKNQNTKLTLQPIPQEKIEDMISLNTDIFGGSFEDEKSMIINSINSPKIISYMAILGDEIIGTCNVNLEEEASIFGLGISQRYQGKGYGKEMLNLLLKILINMGIKDITLEVDSNNGRAYNLYIKSGFKIKTRFDYYRYS, translated from the coding sequence GATATCAGAAACCTTGAACGTATTTGTCAACGATACGAAAAATTGAAGGGAGACTTATTTTTAGCAAATGAAATAAATTTTAATCATGAAATAAAATGTTTTTATTTATTATACGATGAGGATAGATTGATAAGTTGTTTAACTATGTTTGTCCCGACTTCCAAAGAAGCGGAGATATCTGCATATACCTTGCCTTCCCATAGAGGGAAGGGATATTTTGATACTTTATTGAATAGAGCTATCGAAGAATTAAAATTATATTCAATTTCCGATATACTTTTTGTTGAGGAGCCGAATGGCAATGATGCAAAGGGCGTTTTGAAAAAATTAAATGCTAAATATGAGTATTCGGAATATCTGATGGTATATAATCGAGAGTTCTTTAAAAACCAAAATACCAAATTAACTTTGCAGCCAATTCCCCAAGAAAAAATAGAAGATATGATATCTTTGAATACGGACATATTCGGAGGCAGTTTTGAGGATGAAAAAAGTATGATAATCAACTCAATAAATTCCCCTAAAATAATTTCCTATATGGCAATCTTAGGGGATGAAATTATTGGGACTTGTAATGTCAACTTAGAAGAGGAAGCTTCCATATTTGGATTGGGGATTTCTCAAAGATATCAAGGCAAAGGATACGGGAAAGAGATGCTTAATCTGTTACTGAAAATTCTCATAAATATGGGTATTAAAGATATAACTCTCGAAGTCGACAGTAATAACGGCAGAGCATATAATCTTTACATTAAAAGTGGATTTAAAATTAAAACCCGGTTTGATTATTACAGATATTCATAA
- a CDS encoding GyrI-like domain-containing protein → MAVEKLDYKREYKDLYLPKEKPVLVNIPSMNFIMVDGKGEPKDQEYQEGIKILYSLTFTIKMSGKQKKGYFEYVVPPLEGLWWCDGGKLDWNKPKSQWLWTSMIRQPEFVTQEIFEWALEECKRKKTSIDVSKARFEIFTEGLCVQAMHIGAYDDEKRTIDRISEFIVNNQLKDITDDIHKHHEIYISDPRRTKTEKLKTVLRFPVEKYVK, encoded by the coding sequence ATGGCTGTTGAAAAGTTGGATTACAAAAGGGAATACAAAGATTTATACTTACCAAAGGAAAAACCGGTTTTGGTCAATATACCTTCCATGAATTTTATCATGGTTGACGGAAAGGGAGAACCGAAAGATCAAGAATATCAGGAGGGTATTAAAATTCTGTATTCTCTTACTTTTACTATTAAAATGAGCGGAAAACAGAAAAAAGGATATTTTGAATATGTGGTACCGCCTCTTGAAGGGTTATGGTGGTGTGATGGAGGAAAATTGGATTGGAACAAGCCGAAATCTCAATGGTTATGGACTTCGATGATACGACAACCGGAGTTTGTAACTCAAGAAATATTTGAATGGGCCCTTGAGGAATGTAAAAGAAAGAAAACTTCTATAGATGTTTCAAAGGCAAGATTTGAAATATTTACAGAAGGATTGTGCGTACAAGCAATGCATATCGGAGCATATGATGATGAGAAGCGTACTATTGATAGGATATCTGAGTTTATCGTCAATAACCAACTGAAAGATATAACGGATGATATTCATAAGCATCACGAAATATATATATCTGATCCGAGAAGAACTAAGACTGAGAAATTAAAAACGGTTTTGCGTTTCCCCGTAGAAAAGTACGTTAAATGA